The window TAGCccttttcttcttatttTGGTTTTCTGTATTGCTGTCTAATGGAATTGTTCCTCCCAATGAAAGCTTTAAATtctcaatttcttcttgGGAAAGGTCAGGAGAAAGCTCtaattgaagattttcATGATTTCCAATTGAAGAAgcaaattcttcatttccaGATAACATGCTACTAAAGTTTGAAGGCAAATTGATGATATTCTGAGAATTGGGTAGTTCTTCTTGAGAGTTATTTTTTGCATTTTCTGCAAGTTCCTCAAGCTCTAACTCCCTTAAAGCCTCCTCAAATCTGGAGTAATCTACTGTAACTCGTTTTAATGCATTGTTGTGGTCAGCCTTCTTTTCGCAAATCTTTATCAGgttttctatttctttaattgaattttcattattactCTCATTTTCTCGTTTTAGGGCTGCTTTAAACACAATTACAGctttatcaaatatattaagatAATATAATGCTTTTCCAGCTCTGTACCATCCTTTGGACCAGTTtggatttaataaaatacaTTCCTTTGCATCTTGAAAAGCTTTACTATAGTTATCTTCTTGCCCTAGTTTTAAGTAGCATTGACTtctatttgataataactTGGAAAGTTCTATTTTATCTTCATCCTTCAGGTCTATCTTATATCCAGAAATTGCTTGCgtaaatgaatttattgcatcaatatatttaccCTTACCAAACTCTATCTTTCCTTGTTCTGTAAATTTACCTAGAGAATATTTTACTATTCCAGGATCTATTCCTTTAAGTGTGGATTGTATTCCTGATAAGTTGCCATTCCCAAGCTCGCTCATTAATTTGCAGACCGTGTCCTCAATATTAGGGTTCATTTTCttattctcttttttttccccctatattttcaagtagaataaaaaaaaaaagcaaaaacctaatttaattaaagtttttatcaaatttaaaaagaacaaaaaaaccttaatttttttttctataaaAGTAATTGACATTGCATTTATATTGCAGTTGTGCATAACAATAAGTTACCGGCATTTATAACTAAGTTTCGtgttattttctattaattccTCTTGTGGGGGCAAAAAATAAGGAGACTCCTAAACtattctattatttaaattagtactaaaattaatagttttactatttttatttattagaagacgtgaagtattattattaataaaaaataatttatttaaaattgacACACATCAGGCGGGCTCTGCCcaacaaattaatttaagaaaatGCAGCTTTAATGTTAGAGCATTTAAATacttataattatttcataaGAAGACGTCAATTTGAATTGTTGTTTAGCAATATTAATCCTTTATAATTCtctctttatttttattaactcTGAAGACAACTATTAATGgtttttttgttaaaaccaaataattattatcctaaattatattatccTCGCATTTTGCTTTATATTACGTAATTACATGtaataattacaattatttgcatgcatatTTGTTTTCTGTTAGAGTTTTGTAATGTGGcaatgaaattattaaattacaTACCGGTGTTCAAGTTGGAAAATTATGTGTCACAATAACatttatttacaaaaactattaatattattttattcttaaataaaaacattatgaaatatttatttattattgatcattatttcttttcaatttttgaaaaaacaTTGTAATATCTTGATAAATTCTTTCtctaaataaatataatttgtgTAAAATTAGAAACAATAAAAATCAATAGGTAGAATAATAGCTGTAAGATAATAGGAGAAATGAAATAAGGTAATTgtaaggaaaaaaaaagttgaaaaGTTTATATTCTAGATTTAttagaataataatattaatagtagtTTGCGAAATATAGGTGAATTCTATGTATTGACAAGAAGGAATTCGCGAAAAGAAAACTtgaaattcaagaaattcCTCCATATAAAAACTCCCATCACTTTGGTGGagataaatttaatgttCTTCAGCTTTGTGGATAGGATTAATGAGTGGAAACATTTGAGAAAGGTAAACGCAAAACCACATAATCCATAGGCAGAAAGTCATCATTACTACCACAACAAGTGAAATCCTGAGAAGgcaaaaaagttattagtAGGTAATTTGCAGTTCTAGCCATCGTTTCAATGCAAAATTGATCTGTTTTGTATTACTTTTTGTAAACAAAATCAGCAAATGACCAGAAGAAAATGCATCCTTTGACTAACAAAAGATACATATCCAATAATTAAACTTACTTAGCAGTATCAGATCTGGAAAGATTCTTACTTCCCTTAATACCAAAATATACTGTTGAAGAAACCGCAGCAATGAAACCCAGTActccaaaaattattgaacCAAAAATCGCATTATCATAAGGAGGAGCCataatttctcaaataCTTAATAGTAACTCCAGAATCtcttattctttattttataaagCTATTTTCAAGcctttaattttattttttatatttattatttttttgtatctttatattaattttttaaattattggCTTTGGGCGGGAAAGTATTTCCATTTAATTACTATGTGACAAATAATTACCCATATTATTAAGAGGGAAAGAAGGTAAGCTAAATGTTAATAGAGAAATTgggaaaataaaataaagtaatattGGTTAGtgttaaaaaataaaaataatatctatGAAAAAACAAATGTAATGTATAAGAACTAACGTTGTATAGTGGAATTTGATAAAGTTTGATATTTTTCCATTATATGTTGAGTAATGTCTTGAATAGTATTTTAGATGTAGAAGATTCAATTTctaagaagaagaaaataaacttttcaatttattgtatagctaattatatattaatctATTAGTTTACAATATATATTCacatttaatattagaaaatttattttgggatattatataatatatagcgaaattcaaaatattttgataatttttaaaaaaagactATTTCGAGGTTTATTGGTGTGTGTAAGGTATGGcaactattaataatgcaGTATTTTTGTcagatgatgaagaagatgaatcCTTTCATGGATCTGATGCCTCTTCTATAATAGAAGGTGAGAGGTAagtctttaataaattagatggattttttttttaaatatatttaatttctaccactttaatatttatgaaCATAAAAGTTCTGAAGAAGAGGTTTCTAGTTCAACAAATAGAAAATCGAAAAAATCATCTTTAAAAGATGTAATTAATGATCGAAAAGTAGAAAAGATATACAAAGAGTTATTGGAAGAATCTAAAAAGGAATTTCAAGAAAGAGTATCTACTGTAAGTAAAGACCATTTTATGTTggaatttcaaaagaagTGTTTTGATCCattaagaaagaaaaattcgAATTTACATGAATTAAGACATTATGTAGATCTTGGTGTAAGTTTACAATTCCTCAAAACTAATGGAGAAATTGTTTGGAAAGAATTATCAGAGAATTCTCAGCataacaaaattaatataagtTATGAAGCAAAGAGATTATCACAATTCTTACTTACTTAATCTCCATTTGATAATCGATTTTCTATTCACTAATTTCTTAATCACCTTTTCTTATAAATAGATTTCCAAAGTATTTGAGAATCCAATAAActttgatatttcaaaattcaaaatttcgAGCCGAAATCTGAGCAAAGAATCAGAGAAAGAAACACGTAGGATGATTGAGGAAGCTCTAGGAAGTTTAGAGGAAAAAGGAGTGCGATATATTGATAAGAAAGTTAAATATGCAGGTGAAACGTACactattaaagaaaaagtcGACCCGGAGACATTTTCAAGGAAAAAAGCACGAACATCTTCCACAGGAATGCAAGCTCTTGATGAAATTGTTGCTAATCTTAATAAGGAAATTAACATTAACTCAATACAAAAATCACACTCTGATTGGACTGAATTTAGACAGATGGCGGGCCTCGAATCTCAGCTTGAGCGCCAAAGAAAACATGGCTATATTTCAAAGACGGCATTTCTGCAAAAAGCAGATTGGAAATTACATGAAAAAGAACTTGAGATTAAGAGAAGAAGCGGTGgtaataacaatattagCAGTAGTAGCAATGCAAGCGGTAACTAAAAGATAAAGGTGTTGATTTAAACTTCTCTTTCCCCTCTTTTCCACTCCCACAGAACTGATCTCTTTTAAATTCAGTAATTAATCTGAAAAATATGAGAATTGTACTTATTAATGCTATAGAGTAGCAACAactaatatattattctAAACAAgttatattttcttaaCTAGCTTTAtaattggaaaaaaaaatgtggATGTGCGCGCCTTTTatatttgcatgcaaattttttcatttaatacTTATTTTCATGTTAATTTGATAAtgatttcaaaatattgattttaattaGGCGGGAATacttataaataaattatatatagattattattgttaaaatGGAATAAACATATAATGATAAATTCGGATATATCTTAGAATGATGATATGGGGGGGGGGGGTTATTTTGGAGTTAACTTGAGAATGTACAGATGTTCTAGCTGAACTTTTCGATCAATAATGAACTGAACATTCCAACCAGAATATCTTGGttctttcaaaatttgCTCAAGTGTGAACTTAGGACagttattttcttctaaaagTAAATAACATACTCCTTTTGGAGCTAAAACATCTACCAAAGATGGAAAACTATTAAATTGATCTTCAATTCgaataatttcttcttcttgaaATTGGTGGCTTGTTTCTGATAAAATCAGTCTATTGTCACCGAATAGAAAATAACTCACGAAAAATAGACCATTGACCCCACCAGACCATGCTGAATCAATACCACAATTCAAAATTGACTGATTAAGCTCTTTATTTGAACTCGGTACATAAGGAGggttgaaaataattatttcaaatagCCCTCGATTCCTATTCAGACAAGTAAAAAGactcatttttattaattctattgGACTGTTTATTTTATTGTTGGAAATCACTTTTTCCGACATTTCCAATGCTTTTGTATTTACATCTACCAAATATGAAATAGGCAAAGAAAATTCTGCATCcgattctttaattattttcaataaacaTGCCGTCAAATATCCGCTTCCGCATCCTATTTCACAAATGAGTCTTGGTTTTGCTTTCAAAATCTCattcttttctaaaattaatgCATCCTCCATCAAAAAAGAATCTTCTGAGGGTTCATAAACATTTTCCCAATCACTCTTCTTTGTGAATGATAGGTCTATCATttctaaaatttttaaatattatctCAACTTTTAATCAATTGTTGTACTTGTAACTTAATATatactttaaataattacttaATCTCTGAATTACTACTTTTTCCATGTAATTTCTGCCTACTCAGCTCTTTGTTATTATTCTACAAATTTGTACTATATTCTTATTTGCATtcttaatttaaatgaCAAATAATCACACTTTGCCAAATTGCCGCCGGCGCCATCAGATTTTTATGCATAACAACCTAGTACCTGCGAGActaaatgaaatatatatacatatattaatctatttaaaaaaatgttttaagaaaataagaagaaattcattttcaaaataattaacaaatattacaaatctaattttgttaaaaatCCTGACAATCTTTTCTCCTAATCTTTCGTGATCTCAACTtctttggaaaaaaaaagcaaaaaGAAACGTTTTTTTAACAGACAAGTTATTAATAACATAACAAACTTGTCTATACACTTTGATTCATTATCTATAATTAATACCTTCTTATTTCTACTATTAACTAATTATTCACACTACATCTTCCAAAAATTCCCGTCCTAATCTTATTTACCCCCCCGTTGTTTATTCCGGACTCCGGAGACAAGACGTAGGAGgctattgaatttaattaatgcctttaataaatatagtAGAAATAAGGTGGCggtattaataaagaaaatgaatagTTAATAAATAGCAATATTATAGGTATAACGAATATAGAATATGAATCAATTAACAAATAAGTCATAATTGGATTTTAAGGGGAGTTTAAGggaaattaattaattaatatatatatttatttgtgtatatgtataaatatttaagtaCATTTTTATAGTTAAACCGACACTGAACAAGTAAATAATAGATTATTGGAACAACTCTAATTATCTATTATTTGACAGGAATTGTCAGTAAAGattcattcaaattaaGTTTTCTATTTGTTCTTATGTACTCGAGGCACTCAATAATTTATGAGAgtttgataaaaaaaatgttcaCTTTGCAAATTTAAATGAGATTGAGAAACTGGTGTATCCTTTCAATCTTCATACTTCTGATTAAATCGTTAGATAATATATGTTTTGCTTCTAATGGAGAATTTAATTCGTTAACTATAGCTTCATATACGCAGCAAAATCAACAAAGAATAGCAACATTAGCAACTTATAAAAAGAAGATCAATGATTCCAATAAAAGGATATTTAAgctaaaaaaaatcatttgtAGAATATTACAAGTACAACAGGAAAATAATCAAACGGGATTTAATTCAAACTCTAAAGCTACAAGAATTTCAGATAGACATCAAGATGCCATTGTTACTACTAGTGgaagtaataataaaagtagTACTTCCGATAATGATGAACTTGAAAAGAAACTTTCTGAAGTTGTTGTATCTTTATTAGACGAACAGGCTAAATTCGCAAACttgatattgaaaagaataataatattttggaatCCAAGTTTAAACTTTGGAGTTGATATCTCATCTAAAGGAGCATTAGAACGAGGATTTCTTGATATGCTTGGTTTAGGAGACAAGCAAATTTGGAGTGGATCTAATTATGGTGGTAAACTTATAAGAGCTACAGACTCTGAGAATAGAATACAAGAGTCTCTATCAAAATTGATTAGTCTTACTGAATTATATAGATATCTAATGGTACATAACTATCTTCATATTATTGGTTCCATTTATAGACATacaaaaaattttgaaagaaCTGTCAGATCAAGACTTAggttatttaaaaaaatgagaGATAGGCTGGTAAGCACAAGAGATTCTTTAGCTTTGATATTAAATACAGATTTACCAGATGACGTTAATTTACCACACCCTATTTCTCCTCCTTGTTATCTTAATATGGGAGAGAATTGTAATGAAGAAATGTATAATCAAATCTTGAATGAAATAGCTTTTTTCAAAACAGTTCAAGATGAGAATAGAGAGCTTTCAACTAGAATTCGTGATGGATCATGTGGAAACCATGAAGTTACAGGATGTACATTCTGTGAAATCAAGAAAGCAAGGATATCTTTGATTGAATGGGCATTTAATGATATTCAATCAGATTTAACTAGACTAGAAAGGGATTTGAAGCTTTGCCAGGAAACAATTAAACGGAATAATGGAAATGATTTATCcatttccaaatttaataGAGGCGGAGGAGGTTTTGAACCAAACTTGGATTATAACATTTCTGATTCTTCAGAAACTATGCTCGGATATGGATCTAGCGAGCTAAGCAATGATCAAAATGAAACCAATTCATATGGTAATTTTTCAAGtgaatttggaaataatgCAAGGCCAACAGGAAACATGAATAGAAGATCACGAACTTGCTCAAGCACGGAGATTAAAAGATATAAAAGAAGATCCTTTCATCATAAAACGTCAAAAAAGACTTCGAAGCGTAGATATCTTAAATCAAGGAGGACAAAGACAATTAGGAAATCTAAAGATTGCGATGCTGATCCTTTTTTAGCGGATAACAATAATGATGGTGTATCAAATGTAAGTAGTTCCCacaaaaatcaaattcattCCACAGATTCTAAAAATAGTAGCTCACCTTCAGGTTTTAAGAGTGATTATAATAACAGAAGAAGATCTATATCAGGAGGAGGCAAACAAACAACCGAAAATAATGATCTGGGTATATCTTCCCCCTTTCTTAGTACCTCTGAAACTAGTAGTCATTCTTCAGATTGCGAATATGAGTCAGAAACAGACGCATCCTCACCTTTTAATGGTGAAACAAATTCTATTACGAATACACCCGAGATTCATAGCTCTGTAAGTCCGAAAAGTACCGTATCACCGGAAACCAAAAGGGGCTACTCTTCAGCTCCAAATGATTCCATCCAATCGCTTAAAACTGAAGTTCCACAATCTCTCTCCAACACACAAAacaataaaagaaaaaataggAGGTAAAGACCGACTGCAACGGCGCCGGCGCCGGCCAAGCCCCGCCAACTCTCTATGCATTTTGTTTAGCAGAATTTTATGAGTGAGAAATCCGAAAGAAAATTGTAATGTATGGAAAAGAAATAACTTTATAAACATCTTGTTATTTGATAGCCCACATTTATTGTAAGGAATTATGATTATTCATGCTATTGGAGCTAATTGTTAGACTTTGAGAGTTAATACACGATGGTTGTGCAGAGCTACTTTGCAGATgtgtatatatatatatatatatatatgtatattttACTTCTCACTAGAGGATGTTATTTTTTGGTAAATATTGcgaaatattgaagatattaaGATAATGCATAAGAAGAGATAAGAGAGGGAtgcattttctttttattttctaatttgaGAGAAAAAGTTacttaaatttattttagaGCTATAGTGTAAGATGTTTTGTAGTATATACTTATGGCATCTTCATTTTATGTTTATGGTTACACATGCTGGTATTAGTGGCGGATTAATTTGAAGTTTTcttagatttttttttcttccgaattcaaataatcacGAGCTCTAATTCTTTTGCTAAATTCCAGCTAAGTTAGAAAGATGTTTCAGAGGCGTATATAGGGAGAAAAAAGTACTGAATGTGGGGAGTTCATACTGGGGGTAACAAAAAGTTTGGAATGTTTTATAATATGGGTCTTTCCcgaattatatatatttagtAATTCACTATCTTTTTACTTAAATCTACAAGGTGGGTTCAGGCTTTGAGGGAGGTATGAATTTGGATACTGCATAGAAgaagtaatattttttgttttaattttcttccCGATCTTTCACTCTTGCTTATCAGCTTCACgctttttctttttttcctctCTATTTTCAGAAGGGAGCCAGTTAACTTTGTTTCTGCAATACATTGGCCAGGAAGGAACACAAACCTGAAattaagaattaaaaatgcaaaattattaattcccGCGACTTACTAGAAGAGTGATAGCCAGACCTAATAAAGTTGTCAGTACCGTATAATAGAACTTTTGGTGGTaaaatccaataataaacGACATAATCCCTGTTAATATAACCAGTCGTTCTTGAATCTTATATGCTAGATCTTGTCCGGAAAAATCCTAATTTTTCAGTAAATGTAAGTGTTTTTAAGTTAAAGTgatcaataattatttctttttcttttaaactTACGTGAATATTTTCCTCTAAACAATTTTTGATGTGTAGTATTGTTCCTAACAttgtatttcttttaatctTTTACTTTTCTTCAGTTTGTAATATTTGCAgattttcaagaaatagGTGATATatcttgaatatatataaatatatattttgtaGTTAGAATAAGTTAAGTTTGAGTGTACTGTGTGTGGGAAACtgtttatttaatttctatatttgaaattcttaagaagaaaaaaaactttaatttgCTCCTGTAAAAGTtggtattattatttgttattttagactcaaaagaatttttcCTATTCGGTACCTTGAGCGTGTAAATTGTATTCTTAAATCTTGTGTTTATTGAAATGAGTGaagtaattaaaaaaaatactctctaatttttaattaatgaggtatttttaattctcGCACagtttgattttttttcatttaggttttttattttttttttacataTTAGGGTACCTAGTTTAATCTGCCCCCTTAAAACTTGTATACCGGcgaaattataatttaaaaaaaaatgccggtattaaaaattataattggAAGAGAAAGCCCGCCCAAATGCCAATTAGGgacaaataataaaattaattagagacggaaagtaataaatgaaataaaataattagtaAACGGTATTGACATTAATTGAGATGCCGGTTGAATGAAGGaaaattgagaaaaattgaaaaaactttattttctcttttttttttctatatatatataagaagaaaaacaaCAAAGAAAACGCAGAATAAAGTAGAGCCCTATAAGTGGGAGGTTCTGTGAGAAGTTTGTTGGGTGGAAAAgatcaagaaaataaagaataagGTACTACTATTTGAGAGGTTAGAATAAAGGTTATTGGATAATAATATCTGATTCTTTGGGTTTCAAAGTAATAACTGATTAACTGGATAATACTAGTAAGATTCAGTAGAGCTTATAAAAGAATCAAAGTTTGATAagtataataatataagaGATCATATTATAGGATACCTAAagattaattatttgatatcCCATTTAAGATTGAatacaattatttatagAATAGGAAGATTTGTGTACATATTAGGAAAAAGTAATCATGCAGGGTAAATTTTGGGCAGAAGGCTCAGAGTCTTCTTCAATGGACTCCTCCAATAGTGAAAGTGAGAGCTCGTCAGACTCCGAGATGGAGATGCAGGCAGCTCGTCGTCGTCAAAGAGAGATGAATAATTCTAGATGGGCAATTGATTCCGACTCTGATAGCAGTGAAGACGACCGTAGAGTTGTACGAGGAGCTAAAGAGAAATTTCATGATGAATTGAGGATGATTATTAGAAGGGTTAATAACCATGTGAAGGTGTCTGATTTCAGCTCTCTAAGTGATGAATAcgataaattattaaagtgTATGCAAAAATCTCAAAATGCTATTAAGAATTATGGAATTCCAAAGTTTTTCATTTCAGTTTTAGTTGAACTGGAAGCATTTCTTGATGAGAAATTTAGAGACAAGGAGGCTATTAAGAAACTTTCAAAGGCAAAGGCTACAAGTTTCAATACTTTAAGGGCTAAATTTAGGAAGTCAGTAGAAGAATATCGTGATCAAATGGATGATTGCAAGAATAATCCTCTTGCCTATCAGGATGATAATTTAAGTGACGATGATTCAGATTCTAACTCGTATTCAGATTCAGATTCTGATTCTGATTCAGATTCTGATTCATCTAGCTCATCATCAGGTTCAGACTCAAGATCAGTATCAGGATCTGACTCAGATGGTAATGGTAGCGGCTCAGACGAATCGTCATCAGACTCTgattcatcatcatcttcttcttcttcagaATGGTCATCTTATGAAGATGAATATGAAGATCGTCACGCATCTGCATTAGCTAAATGGGGAACCAGAACAAAGAGTGTGAAAAAGAAGGAAAGTGGAAAGAAAGCTAATCGTCAAAAACAAGTTAAGAAAGACTTGCAAGATACTACAGTAAGTGGAGGagctaataataatattcctTCAGGAGATCTTTTGTCATTTGAAGGTGAAGTAACTGTAGATATGATTGTGGAAAAAGTTGGTGAAATTGTTGCAGCTAGAGGAAAGAAAGGAACTGATAGACAAGAGCAGATTCGTCTGTTGAAAAAGGCTGCAGAAATCTCCAGACCACTTTCACTCCAGGCCTATGCAGATGTTCTTACCCACTTAATATCAGCTCAATTTGACACAATTACTGGAGCTTTCCATTGTATAACATCTGGAATATGGTCAGAAATATGTGATAACATTAACATTTTACTGGATCTAGTCCTACTCAATAACAAAGACAAGAGAGTGTACATTTCAGGCTTCCAAAGCTTTATTTCATCCAAagataaaaagaaaaaggcTTCAGGTGACAGTTCTGGCGCCGGCGCCAAT is drawn from Cryptosporidium parvum Iowa II chromosome 4, whole genome shotgun sequence and contains these coding sequences:
- a CDS encoding Ydr140wp-like HemK family methylase. archaeal-like. RNA methylase; translated protein: MIDLSFTKKSDWENVYEPSEDSFLMEDALILEKNEILKAKPRLICEIGCGSGYLTACLLKIIKESDAEFSLPISYLVDVNTKALEMSEKVISNNKINSPIELIKMSLFTCLNRNRGLFEIIIFNPPYVPSSNKELNQSILNCGIDSAWSGGVNGLFFVSYFLFGDNRLILSETSHQFQEEEIIRIEDQFNSFPSLVDVLAPKGVCYLLLEENNCPKFTLEQILKEPRYSGWNVQFIIDRKVQLEHLYILKLTPK
- a CDS encoding hypothetical protein (Experiment is needed to validate the annotation), encoding DFSGQDLAYKIQERLVILTGIMSFIIGFYHQKFYYTVLTTLLGLAITLLRFVFLPGQCIAETKLTGSLLKIERKKRKSVKLISKSERSGRKLKQKILLLLCSIQIHTSLKA